The proteins below are encoded in one region of Methanobacteriaceae archaeon:
- a CDS encoding transglutaminase-like domain-containing protein yields the protein MNQTSLENANSTSGGTIQNPTNTTNQTTSKTLSTSSDSVIDNSSSSVKNNTTYYNVTVKVPYQYWYKAKVKVAHSKYVNQKVKVKYKSYYKVKYKYHGKWYIKNKYTWKYKYVYKTVQKTYYTYTYKWTYQIRYKTETKLTTTKPTSSSQSISSDPYLSSSKNCQVTDSTIQSMAKKITSGATTYTAKATKIFNWVRDNLAYSFYYNTKYGAVKTLQYKKGNCVDHSHLMNALMRAVGIKTQYVHVNAKFTSGSTYGHVFSEAYVNGKWVKADATSSKNSFGVIKSWTLSKFKGYYSSLPF from the coding sequence GTGAATCAAACATCACTGGAAAACGCAAATAGTACCAGTGGTGGAACAATACAAAATCCAACTAACACTACAAACCAAACAACAAGTAAAACACTTAGTACCAGCAGTGATTCAGTAATTGACAACAGTAGCAGCAGTGTTAAAAACAATACAACTTATTACAACGTAACAGTTAAAGTACCCTACCAGTACTGGTATAAGGCCAAAGTCAAAGTAGCACATAGCAAGTATGTAAACCAGAAAGTAAAGGTAAAATACAAGTCATACTACAAGGTTAAGTACAAATACCACGGAAAATGGTATATCAAAAACAAATACACCTGGAAATACAAGTACGTCTATAAAACAGTGCAAAAAACTTACTACACCTATACTTACAAGTGGACCTACCAGATCAGATACAAAACAGAAACCAAATTAACAACAACTAAACCAACATCATCATCACAATCAATCAGCAGCGATCCCTACCTTAGTTCCAGTAAAAATTGTCAGGTAACGGACTCAACTATACAATCAATGGCCAAAAAAATAACCAGCGGCGCAACCACTTACACTGCCAAAGCAACCAAGATCTTCAACTGGGTCAGAGATAATTTAGCATACAGCTTTTACTACAATACCAAATACGGAGCTGTAAAAACTCTTCAATACAAAAAAGGAAACTGTGTAGATCACTCACACCTTATGAATGCTTTGATGAGAGCTGTGGGAATAAAAACCCAGTATGTGCACGTTAATGCTAAATTTACCAGTGGAAGTACTTACGGTCACGTCTTTTCCGAAGCATATGTCAATGGAAAATGGGTAAAAGCAGATGCTACCAGTTCCAAAAACAGTTTTGGTGTAATTAAGAGTTGGACACTTTCTAAATTCAAGGGCTATTATTCATCATTGCCCTTTTAA
- a CDS encoding nuclear transport factor 2 family protein: MENQEKKLMVEKYFKSYNEFDVDKMVSYLHEDVEFKNISQGHVTLSLNGKKAFINQARQAVSLFEKRELKIDEIEFDEDVADIKINFMGILAVDVPEGPSKGEKVELKGRTVLKFQDGKISSIEDIS, from the coding sequence ATGGAAAATCAAGAAAAGAAATTAATGGTCGAAAAGTATTTCAAATCTTATAATGAATTTGATGTGGATAAAATGGTTTCCTATCTCCATGAAGATGTAGAATTCAAAAATATTTCTCAGGGCCATGTCACACTATCTTTAAATGGCAAAAAAGCTTTTATTAATCAGGCCCGCCAAGCAGTTAGTTTATTTGAAAAGAGGGAACTTAAAATCGATGAAATTGAATTTGATGAGGATGTTGCGGATATTAAAATCAATTTTATGGGTATTTTGGCAGTGGATGTTCCTGAAGGCCCTTCTAAAGGAGAAAAAGTTGAACTTAAAGGCAGGACTGTATTAAAGTTCCAAGACGGTAAAATAAGTTCTATTGAGGATATTAGCTAA
- the nudC gene encoding NAD(+) diphosphatase — translation MPRESIYKRYQPENRPNHEKDSKAYWFVFNSDKILINVKNNTIPFIKDLEEFNLNPLRKIYLGTLMGHSCYAAEVEDTAYPEGWDFKDLRYIYSNLEEDIYLLAGRAIQIINWDKNHQFCGKCGTPTETMDEEMAKFCPECGFTSFTRLSPAVITAIVKDRRLLMAKHTYTRSNMYGLIAGFVEAGETLEEAVKRETMEEVGLKVKNIKYFGSQPWPFPHSLMIGFTAEYESGEITVDGEEIAHAKWFGVNELPVMPSRISIARELIDWFVENYSDSF, via the coding sequence ATGCCAAGGGAAAGTATTTACAAACGATACCAGCCAGAAAATAGGCCTAATCATGAAAAAGACTCTAAAGCATACTGGTTTGTTTTTAATTCTGATAAGATATTAATAAATGTTAAAAATAATACTATCCCTTTTATAAAAGACTTGGAAGAATTTAATCTTAACCCTCTGAGAAAAATATATTTAGGAACTCTTATGGGCCATTCCTGCTATGCTGCCGAAGTTGAAGATACAGCTTATCCTGAAGGTTGGGATTTTAAGGATTTAAGATACATTTACTCAAACTTAGAAGAAGATATATACCTTTTAGCCGGTAGAGCAATCCAAATAATTAACTGGGATAAAAATCACCAGTTTTGTGGTAAATGTGGCACTCCCACAGAAACCATGGATGAAGAAATGGCCAAATTTTGCCCAGAATGTGGATTTACCAGTTTTACTCGTCTCTCACCAGCAGTTATAACAGCCATTGTTAAAGATAGAAGATTGCTCATGGCCAAACACACTTACACTCGCTCCAACATGTATGGCCTTATTGCCGGGTTTGTAGAAGCTGGAGAAACCTTAGAAGAAGCAGTGAAAAGAGAAACTATGGAAGAAGTGGGTTTGAAAGTGAAAAATATTAAATATTTTGGAAGTCAGCCCTGGCCTTTCCCCCATTCTTTGATGATTGGTTTTACTGCGGAGTATGAAAGTGGTGAAATAACTGTTGATGGTGAGGAAATTGCTCATGCTAAATGGTTTGGTGTGAATGAGCTTCCAGTGATGCCTTCCCGAATCAGCATTGCTCGGGAACTGATTGATTGGTTTGTGGAGAATTATTCTGACTCTTTTTAA
- the hdrA gene encoding ferredoxin:CoB-CoM heterodisulfide reductase subunit HdrA, with translation MSTNSKTLQISPDADNRDQKTRDYKNKAKSSAKTAGEKVGVFICRCGGNISDKVDIEELKSSINADFVEDYENLCSLNCRRHIREEIIDQDLDRVVIAACSPLTHLRTFQNYADPLNPYMVEMVNIREQCSWVHSDMEKATPKAIGLTQAGVEKVKKARPLKKIISRTEKSAAIFGGGISGITAALSLANQGVKVTIIEKNPTIGGNMVKIGKVFSPEKLAEECSLCILNPIINDVVNHKNIQIMTKTHLLRAGRRSSYFNLILEKDTSFVHEDRCIACGNCVDVCPVEVPDEWNQKMTMRKAIYKPFSQAVPDVYTIDVENCIKCGKCQKECNMDAIDFSLKSEVISLKAGSVIIATGHESFDLTKRPEYGYERFDDVISQMDLARILGVNGPTLGKLQKISDEKVPKRVVMIQCTGSRDEKTGGKRYCSKVCCMVALKHASIIREKFPETEVVICYTDLRTPGMYENYLRYVQDKGIKLIRGRPGEVSQRNGQLVVRVEDTLQRKPLEIETDMVVLSEAIEPSEGTMDLAKKLNVGLSQDLFIKEKHSKIKPANTDVERIFVCGTAQGPKDITDSVSQANAAAAKVSEQIKCGTEAEPPVAIIKTSRCSHCGKCREICGFKAVYQDEEFMSIDPMACRGCGACAGVCPEDAIEIKGLNDHELYAQIEGLLADKKEGEVRILTFLDNVGYTAADTIGNNRVSYPEAIRIIKIPSINRIMPEHIMFAFNHGADGILMAEYPDECMLEAHKAKIKELSEFVANEGIPADRLRFYKAYAPHYRGLAKQFEDFYKDLSADEAAKLKG, from the coding sequence ATGAGCACAAATTCAAAAACTCTGCAAATTAGTCCTGATGCTGATAACCGGGATCAAAAAACCAGAGATTATAAAAATAAGGCCAAGAGCTCTGCTAAAACGGCTGGTGAAAAAGTAGGGGTCTTCATATGTCGGTGTGGAGGAAACATATCTGACAAAGTTGATATTGAAGAACTTAAATCCAGTATCAACGCTGATTTTGTGGAAGACTATGAGAACCTATGTTCTCTTAACTGCCGTCGCCATATTCGGGAAGAAATAATTGATCAGGATTTGGATCGAGTGGTAATTGCTGCTTGCTCTCCTCTTACCCACCTCAGGACTTTTCAAAACTATGCAGATCCATTAAATCCTTACATGGTGGAAATGGTAAACATTCGGGAACAATGCTCTTGGGTCCATTCGGATATGGAAAAAGCTACTCCTAAGGCCATTGGATTAACTCAGGCCGGTGTGGAAAAGGTCAAAAAGGCCCGTCCATTGAAAAAGATTATTAGCCGCACTGAAAAAAGTGCAGCTATATTTGGAGGAGGAATTTCGGGAATAACTGCGGCTTTGTCACTTGCTAATCAAGGAGTTAAAGTTACTATTATCGAAAAAAACCCAACTATTGGGGGAAATATGGTAAAAATAGGAAAAGTATTCTCTCCAGAAAAACTGGCCGAAGAATGCTCCCTATGTATTTTAAATCCCATAATAAATGATGTAGTTAACCATAAAAACATCCAGATAATGACTAAAACTCACTTACTAAGGGCTGGTAGGCGATCCAGTTACTTCAACCTTATTCTGGAAAAGGATACTAGTTTTGTCCATGAAGACCGCTGTATTGCCTGTGGAAACTGCGTAGATGTGTGTCCAGTGGAAGTTCCTGATGAATGGAACCAGAAGATGACCATGCGTAAGGCCATTTATAAACCATTTTCCCAGGCAGTTCCTGATGTTTACACCATTGATGTGGAAAACTGCATAAAATGTGGAAAATGTCAGAAAGAATGTAATATGGATGCTATTGATTTTTCACTTAAATCAGAGGTTATTTCATTAAAAGCAGGTAGTGTAATTATTGCTACAGGTCATGAGAGCTTTGATCTTACCAAAAGACCGGAATACGGTTATGAACGTTTTGATGATGTTATTTCTCAGATGGACCTGGCTCGTATACTGGGGGTAAATGGCCCAACACTGGGAAAGTTGCAAAAAATCTCTGATGAAAAAGTCCCTAAAAGAGTAGTCATGATACAATGTACTGGTTCTAGGGATGAGAAAACTGGTGGGAAAAGATACTGCTCTAAAGTTTGCTGTATGGTTGCCCTAAAGCATGCCAGTATCATCAGAGAGAAGTTTCCAGAAACAGAAGTAGTGATATGTTATACTGATCTTCGAACACCAGGAATGTATGAGAACTACCTTAGATATGTTCAAGATAAAGGTATTAAACTGATTCGGGGCAGGCCCGGTGAAGTTTCCCAACGTAATGGCCAACTGGTAGTGCGAGTGGAAGATACCCTTCAAAGAAAGCCATTAGAAATTGAAACAGATATGGTGGTACTTTCTGAAGCCATTGAACCATCTGAAGGGACTATGGATCTGGCCAAAAAACTTAATGTAGGTTTAAGTCAGGACCTCTTTATTAAAGAAAAGCATTCTAAAATCAAGCCCGCGAATACTGATGTGGAAAGGATTTTTGTCTGTGGAACTGCTCAAGGCCCTAAAGACATTACAGATAGTGTTTCCCAGGCCAATGCTGCGGCAGCTAAAGTATCGGAACAGATTAAGTGCGGAACGGAAGCTGAACCTCCGGTGGCCATTATTAAAACTTCTCGCTGCTCTCATTGCGGCAAATGCAGAGAAATTTGTGGATTTAAGGCAGTTTATCAGGATGAAGAATTCATGTCCATTGATCCTATGGCTTGTAGGGGATGTGGAGCCTGTGCTGGGGTCTGTCCAGAGGATGCCATCGAAATAAAAGGATTAAATGACCATGAACTTTATGCTCAAATTGAAGGCCTGCTTGCGGATAAAAAAGAGGGTGAAGTTAGAATTCTAACCTTCCTGGATAATGTAGGTTATACTGCTGCCGATACCATTGGAAATAATCGGGTAAGTTATCCAGAGGCCATCCGCATAATTAAAATACCTTCCATAAATAGAATAATGCCAGAACATATAATGTTTGCCTTTAATCATGGGGCTGATGGTATCTTGATGGCCGAATATCCTGATGAGTGCATGTTAGAAGCACATAAGGCCAAAATAAAAGAATTATCTGAATTTGTGGCTAATGAAGGAATTCCTGCTGATAGATTAAGGTTCTACAAGGCCTATGCTCCTCACTACCGGGGACTGGCCAAGCAGTTTGAGGATTTCTATAAGGATTTATCTGCAGATGAGGCCGCTAAATTAAAAGGATAA
- the hdrB gene encoding ferredoxin:CoB-CoM heterodisulfide reductase subunit HdrB: MKNIPDKNIFLFKSCMVNVEYPGVESSTKYVFDKLGIDYTIDPNQSCCTGLGHYYDLFDQVSTSAVAARNIFLARSTGHENIVTLCSTCYAILKKSINLLNNNTGARNEINGILERAGLSHMKYEVNDLSSENNVFHMVEILYSKINELAPKIKKDFSNIKIATHHACHYCKIYTEDSLTDFRNPMLLDEIAEAFGGEVVEWYDFKKATCGAGFSQIFANKELSMSATADKLLALEGEADLLLHMCPNCQTQLDRYQPVLEKELGRKLNLVHLSVAQMAALGMGADPYKVLGIQTHSVPVEGLLEKIKDI; this comes from the coding sequence ATGAAAAACATTCCTGATAAGAATATTTTCCTATTTAAAAGCTGCATGGTAAATGTGGAGTATCCTGGAGTAGAATCATCCACTAAGTATGTATTTGATAAATTGGGAATCGATTATACTATAGATCCTAATCAATCCTGCTGTACGGGTTTAGGTCATTATTACGACCTTTTTGATCAGGTTTCAACCTCGGCTGTAGCAGCCCGTAATATATTTCTGGCCAGAAGTACTGGACATGAAAATATTGTGACACTATGTTCCACCTGCTATGCCATACTAAAAAAATCCATTAATTTACTAAATAACAATACAGGGGCTCGAAATGAGATAAATGGGATTCTAGAAAGGGCAGGGTTATCCCACATGAAATATGAGGTTAATGATTTAAGTAGCGAGAATAATGTATTCCACATGGTGGAAATATTATATTCTAAAATAAATGAACTTGCACCAAAAATTAAAAAGGACTTTTCTAATATTAAGATAGCCACTCATCATGCCTGTCACTACTGTAAAATTTATACTGAGGATTCTCTGACGGATTTTAGAAATCCCATGCTACTGGATGAAATTGCAGAGGCCTTTGGAGGAGAAGTGGTGGAATGGTACGACTTTAAAAAAGCAACATGTGGTGCTGGGTTTAGTCAAATATTTGCTAACAAGGAATTATCTATGTCTGCCACAGCTGATAAACTATTGGCCCTAGAAGGAGAAGCAGATTTATTATTACATATGTGTCCCAACTGTCAGACTCAATTAGACCGTTATCAACCGGTTTTGGAGAAGGAACTGGGTAGAAAACTCAATTTGGTTCATTTAAGTGTGGCCCAGATGGCGGCCTTGGGAATGGGTGCCGACCCTTACAAAGTACTGGGTATACAGACCCACAGCGTACCGGTTGAAGGGTTACTGGAGAAAATTAAGGACATATAA
- a CDS encoding 4Fe-4S dicluster domain-containing protein translates to MIKKEINSCSNGLVEEIKKDYRASADLGLNRCIQCGMCTSNCPAARHSNYDPREMVKMVLDDNEEILENPDIWNCFYCYTCQSNCPVNNSPSQVNQILRQKVLQIGGKNERIYQFLTYGYSFMEFGVGLIPTDFFEIRANDFGEKYREFKDKLEDIRDELGLGEYILTGEDQEEVKNILIESGFKKRLKTFKEAGESL, encoded by the coding sequence ATGATAAAAAAAGAAATAAATAGCTGTTCTAATGGCCTGGTTGAAGAAATCAAAAAAGATTACAGAGCTTCGGCCGACCTGGGATTAAATCGCTGCATTCAGTGTGGTATGTGTACGTCTAACTGTCCTGCTGCTCGTCACAGTAATTATGATCCTCGAGAAATGGTAAAAATGGTTCTGGATGATAACGAGGAAATTTTGGAAAACCCGGATATCTGGAACTGTTTTTACTGTTATACCTGTCAGAGTAACTGCCCGGTAAATAATAGTCCCTCTCAAGTTAACCAGATTCTAAGGCAAAAAGTACTCCAAATTGGGGGAAAAAACGAAAGGATATACCAGTTTCTAACCTATGGTTACAGTTTCATGGAATTTGGGGTAGGATTAATACCTACTGACTTTTTTGAAATAAGGGCCAATGACTTTGGTGAAAAATACAGGGAATTTAAAGACAAATTAGAAGATATCAGGGATGAATTGGGTCTGGGTGAATACATCTTAACTGGAGAAGACCAAGAAGAAGTAAAGAACATACTCATCGAATCCGGATTCAAAAAACGATTAAAAACATTTAAAGAAGCAGGAGAATCATTATAA